One genomic window of Caldivirga maquilingensis IC-167 includes the following:
- a CDS encoding 3-isopropylmalate dehydratase large subunit — protein sequence MGLTLTEKILSKAAGRQVSPGDVTEITVDLAAFHDLTGHHVVEVMENIGAVKVWDLDRFVIAFDHLAPPPNDRAAEIQVKLRKFAKSINVRNFHDVGDGILHQLLLEKYALPGQVVMAADSHTTTVGAVGAFAQGMGASDMAAILMTGKTWLMIPEPFLIRLINEPAPGVYGKDVALHILSVFKAEGLNGKSVELQVEKPKAFPMDYRATVSNMGVEFGADAAIFIPDEETVSYLSRSRGINVKPITPDPDAKYVDEYTIELNKLEPLVAAPHSVDNVKPVSEVEGIEVDYVFIGSCTNGRLSDLEAAARILKNGKVKARCIVIPASRDLFTKALDAGYVETLTKAGCVVTYGTCGPCLGGHFGVIGPGETAVSTGSRNFKGRMGSPEGKVYLANAATAAATALEGRLTDPRKYL from the coding sequence ATGGGCCTCACGTTAACCGAGAAGATACTGAGCAAGGCTGCGGGAAGGCAGGTTTCCCCAGGTGACGTAACGGAGATAACAGTTGACTTAGCGGCATTCCATGACCTAACCGGCCACCACGTAGTGGAGGTTATGGAGAATATTGGTGCCGTTAAGGTTTGGGACCTTGATAGGTTCGTAATAGCGTTCGACCACTTGGCGCCGCCGCCTAATGATAGGGCTGCTGAGATTCAGGTTAAGTTAAGGAAGTTCGCTAAATCCATTAACGTAAGGAACTTCCATGATGTTGGAGACGGCATCCTACATCAACTACTCCTAGAGAAGTACGCGTTACCTGGTCAAGTAGTGATGGCTGCGGACAGCCACACAACAACAGTTGGCGCAGTGGGGGCATTCGCCCAGGGAATGGGGGCCAGTGACATGGCTGCAATACTCATGACAGGTAAGACTTGGTTAATGATCCCTGAACCATTCCTAATAAGGCTAATTAATGAACCAGCCCCAGGCGTATACGGTAAGGATGTGGCGCTTCACATACTCTCAGTGTTTAAGGCGGAGGGCTTAAACGGTAAGTCTGTTGAATTACAGGTTGAGAAGCCTAAGGCATTCCCAATGGATTATAGGGCTACGGTATCAAACATGGGTGTTGAGTTCGGCGCCGATGCAGCAATATTTATTCCAGATGAGGAGACTGTAAGCTACCTGAGTAGAAGTAGGGGTATTAATGTTAAGCCAATTACCCCTGATCCAGACGCCAAGTACGTTGATGAGTACACCATTGAGTTAAATAAGCTTGAACCACTTGTGGCTGCACCGCATAGTGTTGATAACGTTAAGCCTGTTAGTGAGGTGGAGGGCATTGAGGTTGACTACGTCTTCATAGGGTCATGCACCAACGGTAGGTTAAGTGACCTTGAGGCTGCAGCCAGGATACTTAAGAATGGTAAGGTTAAGGCTAGGTGCATTGTCATCCCAGCATCAAGGGACCTATTCACTAAGGCCCTTGACGCCGGTTACGTAGAGACGTTAACTAAGGCTGGTTGTGTGGTTACGTACGGTACATGTGGACCATGCCTCGGAGGCCACTTCGGTGTAATTGGGCCAGGGGAGACTGCTGTGTCTACTGGTAGTAGGAATTTTAAGGGTAGGATGGGGTCACCTGAGGGTAAGGTTTACCTAGCCAATGCAGCCACAGCGGCGGCAACTGCGCTTGAGGGTAGGTTAACGGACCCGAGGAAGTACCTTTAA
- a CDS encoding DNA-directed RNA polymerase subunit D, which yields MVSVKVLQYSDDYLKFVVEGVKPSLINSLRRILITDVPVLAIDRVIVLDNTTVMYDEVLAHRLSMIPLKTNLEKLPKIEECEDELVDPSLCQVRYQLSIKANDQVVSVYAKDLIPDDPDFAPVYPDTLIVKMSKGQVLSIEAYAKLGRARDHAKWQACLASYYYYPKVQLLNPRDERCAACLESCKGITRKNDEYVITDPLQCTFDNWKTCEEACSGSLVVDWDEDKYVFWVENYGNMSMVNLLKEAFRVWKWRFTTFLDVIRNEAKRQAARPSESSEAEGQGDTGNNQTQATDEGLNQAQG from the coding sequence GTGGTATCAGTTAAGGTTCTCCAGTACAGTGATGATTACTTGAAATTCGTGGTGGAGGGTGTTAAGCCAAGCCTAATTAATTCACTTAGGAGGATACTGATCACTGATGTTCCTGTATTAGCCATTGATAGGGTTATTGTCCTAGATAACACCACGGTAATGTATGATGAGGTTCTTGCCCATAGGCTATCAATGATTCCGCTTAAGACTAATCTAGAGAAGTTACCTAAGATTGAGGAGTGTGAGGATGAGTTAGTTGACCCAAGCCTATGCCAGGTTAGGTATCAGTTGAGTATTAAGGCTAATGACCAGGTGGTTTCCGTTTACGCTAAGGATTTAATCCCAGATGACCCAGACTTCGCCCCAGTTTACCCAGATACATTAATAGTTAAGATGAGTAAGGGCCAAGTACTCTCCATTGAGGCTTACGCCAAGTTAGGTAGGGCTAGGGATCACGCCAAGTGGCAGGCATGCTTAGCATCATACTACTACTACCCGAAGGTTCAGTTACTTAACCCAAGGGATGAGAGGTGCGCCGCATGCCTTGAATCATGCAAGGGGATTACTAGGAAGAATGATGAATACGTCATAACGGATCCTCTTCAATGCACCTTCGATAACTGGAAGACATGCGAGGAGGCGTGCAGCGGCTCACTGGTGGTGGATTGGGATGAGGATAAGTACGTCTTCTGGGTTGAGAACTACGGTAACATGAGTATGGTGAATCTACTTAAGGAGGCCTTCAGGGTGTGGAAGTGGCGCTTCACCACTTTCCTTGACGTTATACGCAATGAGGCTAAAAGACAGGCAGCAAGGCCAAGTGAATCAAGTGAAGCCGAGGGTCAGGGGGATACGGGTAATAATCAAACCCAGGCCACTGATGAGGGTTTAAACCAGGCTCAGGGTTAA
- the ilvC gene encoding ketol-acid reductoisomerase: protein MAKIYRETDADLSELKGKVIAVLGYGIQGRSWALNMRDSGLRVIVGVRPGKSRDLAKEEGFETYDVAEATKMADVVAVLLPDMVQPKVWTSEIGPNLKPGALVIFAHGFNIRYNLIKPPSNIDVTLVAPKAPGKAVRDEYLRGWGVPALVAVHQDYTGKALRRALAVAKANGFTRVGVIETTFAEETETDLIGEQTVLVGGLMELIKKGFETMIELGYQPEVAYFEVLNEAKLIMDLIWERGVYGMLNGVSETARYGGLTVGPYVLDNSVKERMRKAAERVRNGEFAREWLNEYEGGMKNLSRMLNEVKNHRLEVVGEDLRRLMRSGR, encoded by the coding sequence ATGGCTAAAATATATAGGGAAACGGACGCCGACCTATCTGAATTAAAGGGAAAGGTAATTGCAGTGTTAGGCTACGGTATACAGGGGAGGTCATGGGCACTTAACATGAGGGATAGTGGGTTAAGGGTTATTGTGGGTGTAAGGCCAGGTAAGAGCCGTGACCTAGCTAAGGAGGAGGGGTTTGAGACATATGATGTAGCCGAGGCCACTAAAATGGCTGATGTAGTTGCTGTGCTACTCCCAGACATGGTTCAACCAAAGGTTTGGACCAGTGAAATAGGGCCTAACCTAAAACCCGGTGCATTAGTCATATTCGCCCATGGTTTCAACATACGCTACAACTTAATTAAACCACCCAGCAATATTGATGTAACCCTAGTGGCCCCTAAGGCGCCAGGTAAGGCTGTTAGAGACGAGTACCTTAGAGGATGGGGTGTGCCTGCTCTTGTTGCGGTTCACCAGGATTACACTGGTAAGGCCTTGAGGAGGGCCTTGGCTGTGGCTAAGGCGAATGGCTTCACTAGGGTTGGTGTTATTGAAACAACATTCGCGGAGGAGACTGAAACAGACCTAATTGGTGAGCAAACAGTGCTTGTGGGTGGTTTAATGGAGTTAATTAAGAAGGGGTTTGAGACAATGATTGAACTCGGCTACCAACCTGAGGTAGCCTACTTCGAGGTGCTTAATGAGGCTAAGTTAATAATGGATTTAATATGGGAGAGGGGCGTTTACGGAATGCTTAATGGCGTTAGTGAAACAGCAAGGTACGGAGGATTAACAGTGGGTCCTTATGTTCTTGATAATTCAGTTAAGGAGAGGATGAGGAAGGCCGCGGAGAGGGTTAGGAATGGTGAATTCGCCAGGGAGTGGTTGAATGAGTATGAGGGGGGTATGAAGAACCTCAGTAGAATGCTGAATGAGGTTAAGAACCATAGATTAGAGGTTGTTGGGGAGGATTTGAGGAGACTAATGAGGAGCGGTAGGTAA
- a CDS encoding MFS transporter, whose amino-acid sequence MAMGTKWNEVWKISFSAFFADLGYQVAVVVFPLIFVLYLGAPIWLYGVAEAINYGLGAFLGFLGGLVSDVVGRKRVALVGNAVILVLTLLGFSRYWWQALVIFMIGWWARNFRTPPRRAMLTEVTQPSDRSHAFGILHALDITGAVLAITYTAVLLFIKFPIEYLLAITAIPLTASTLLLSLVNVSGARVNGVRGTFTSFRTRSSTNLWFIVVSTFLFGFSQYSFGFPIITTMQFTHEDYLAVVTYGVFLTASAIFGYLFGKLRLSEYRGLAFLGYLMGSVASLGFALLAPLGILGTYPMAFLLGIAVAGTEVFEPTIVSRLVPEESLGSGMGMLTLGRSIGLLLGNSVMGLLYQIHYTYSYYFASATSFAAFIIIMLIQRTMKLGLIKGLNHNH is encoded by the coding sequence ATGGCAATGGGCACTAAGTGGAATGAGGTTTGGAAAATATCCTTCTCAGCATTCTTTGCTGATCTGGGGTACCAGGTAGCCGTCGTCGTGTTTCCCTTGATCTTCGTGCTATACCTGGGTGCGCCCATTTGGCTTTACGGTGTTGCTGAGGCTATTAATTACGGGTTAGGCGCCTTCCTGGGGTTCCTAGGTGGGTTGGTGAGTGATGTGGTGGGTAGGAAGAGGGTTGCCTTAGTGGGTAATGCGGTAATACTAGTGTTGACGCTCCTAGGGTTCTCGAGGTATTGGTGGCAGGCCCTGGTGATATTCATGATTGGGTGGTGGGCAAGAAACTTTAGGACACCACCCAGGAGGGCTATGCTCACTGAGGTCACGCAGCCCAGTGATAGGAGCCATGCCTTTGGTATACTGCATGCCTTGGATATAACAGGAGCCGTGTTAGCCATAACATACACTGCAGTCCTGCTATTCATTAAATTTCCCATAGAGTACCTACTGGCCATAACCGCCATACCCCTCACGGCATCCACATTACTGCTCTCCCTAGTTAATGTGAGCGGGGCCAGGGTAAATGGCGTGAGGGGCACGTTTACTTCATTTAGAACTAGGTCAAGCACAAACCTATGGTTCATAGTGGTGTCCACATTCCTCTTCGGATTCAGCCAGTATAGTTTCGGGTTCCCCATAATAACCACTATGCAATTCACCCACGAGGATTACCTGGCCGTGGTAACGTATGGGGTATTCCTAACGGCCTCGGCAATCTTCGGTTATTTATTCGGAAAACTAAGGCTAAGTGAGTACAGGGGGTTGGCCTTCCTGGGCTACCTAATGGGCTCGGTGGCATCCCTGGGTTTCGCACTACTTGCACCACTGGGTATCCTGGGCACGTATCCAATGGCGTTCTTACTAGGTATTGCTGTGGCGGGTACCGAGGTCTTCGAACCAACAATAGTCTCTAGGCTCGTGCCAGAGGAGTCCCTGGGCTCAGGTATGGGTATGCTAACCCTGGGCAGGAGTATTGGTTTACTTCTTGGGAATTCAGTAATGGGGCTGTTATACCAAATACACTACACATACTCATACTACTTCGCATCAGCAACATCCTTCGCAGCCTTCATAATAATCATGCTAATACAGAGAACCATGAAACTAGGACTAATCAAGGGACTCAACCATAATCATTAA
- the glp gene encoding gephyrin-like molybdotransferase Glp — MEDVTGKGFREVKPINIVLREALALIKHTPNVTEVDLNNAVGRYLAEDVYSSIDAPPFNRSAVDGYAVRSIDTFGSSPTNPAVLRVKGYLPVGEDPGKYVVNQGEAVEIATGAPLPPGADAVVMYENTGRRGDYVEVYRPVAPMDNVSRIGEDVAKGELIFRRGTLIKPWDLGVLASMGVVKVRVYEPRVMLIVTGNELIEVEDALKGGLQPGKVINSTRFVLTAMLKSLGCTVDYLKLHDDEAVIRDHVARALIDHDAVVTTGGASVGKVDYTIRAVADLKPEYFNHGLAIRPGKPNSIAVKDGKPVFMLSGFPVASLTGFEVLVKPILLHMMNAVDEPRPRVKGVLTRRVATPINTRSFIRVRVYLGRDGRVYVEPLALTGSGVLTTLVKGNGILVVPENREGYDEGDEVEVELIRPIFTE, encoded by the coding sequence ATGGAGGATGTTACTGGTAAGGGGTTTAGGGAGGTTAAGCCTATTAATATTGTGCTCAGGGAGGCGTTGGCGTTAATTAAGCATACACCTAATGTAACTGAGGTTGATTTAAATAACGCGGTGGGTAGGTATTTGGCTGAGGATGTTTACTCAAGTATTGATGCTCCACCATTCAATAGGTCTGCTGTTGATGGGTACGCGGTGAGGAGTATTGACACCTTCGGCTCTTCACCAACAAACCCAGCGGTACTTAGGGTTAAGGGTTACTTACCCGTTGGTGAAGATCCCGGGAAATACGTGGTGAATCAAGGTGAGGCTGTGGAAATAGCCACTGGGGCACCTCTTCCCCCAGGTGCTGATGCGGTGGTTATGTATGAGAACACGGGTAGGAGGGGGGATTACGTTGAGGTTTACAGACCAGTGGCCCCCATGGATAATGTATCGAGGATTGGGGAGGATGTGGCTAAGGGTGAGTTAATATTCAGGAGGGGTACCTTGATTAAGCCCTGGGACCTTGGGGTATTGGCATCAATGGGCGTGGTTAAGGTTAGGGTTTATGAACCCAGGGTCATGTTGATTGTGACTGGTAATGAGCTTATTGAGGTTGAGGATGCCTTAAAGGGTGGCTTACAACCGGGTAAGGTGATTAATAGTACTAGATTCGTGTTAACAGCGATGCTTAAGAGCCTTGGATGCACTGTTGATTACCTTAAGCTACATGATGATGAAGCCGTGATAAGGGATCACGTGGCCAGGGCCCTCATTGACCATGATGCCGTAGTGACCACGGGTGGGGCCTCGGTGGGTAAGGTTGATTACACCATAAGGGCTGTGGCTGATTTAAAACCAGAGTACTTTAATCATGGGTTAGCCATTAGGCCGGGTAAACCCAATAGCATCGCCGTGAAGGATGGTAAACCAGTATTCATGCTAAGCGGCTTCCCAGTGGCCTCGTTAACGGGCTTCGAGGTTCTTGTTAAGCCGATTCTACTCCACATGATGAATGCTGTTGATGAACCTAGACCCAGGGTTAAGGGTGTTTTAACGAGGAGGGTTGCAACACCCATAAACACAAGGTCCTTCATTAGGGTTAGGGTTTACCTGGGTAGGGATGGTAGGGTTTACGTTGAGCCCCTTGCCTTAACGGGTAGTGGTGTATTGACTACGTTGGTTAAGGGTAATGGTATACTTGTGGTTCCTGAGAATAGGGAGGGTTACGATGAGGGTGATGAGGTTGAGGTTGAGTTAATAAGGCCAATATTCACCGAGTAG
- a CDS encoding ornithine cyclodeaminase family protein: MTLYIREGEVNKLLTYNEAIKAVEDGFRLLGLGKAVNLPRRRVVLPNAILHVLQSGVLGDYNVAGLKAYMSTRQGTRFIVLLFSVETGELLAIIEADRLGQIRTGAASVVASKYMANSMSELGIVGSGRQARAQFEAFNSTGMLRRVKVISRSRANAEAFASYIKSNGVDAVIVNDYREVCKVDVLVTATNSREPFIKGEYLSEGIHVNAIGSNWRNRAELAPDAVNKADLIAVDDLEQAKEEAGDLIMTGEAVWGRVVKLSDIVIGNVKGRENSQSITIFKSLGISIEDITVAKLIYDKAIKEGIGVNIEFNGVFNP, from the coding sequence ATGACACTTTACATTAGGGAGGGGGAGGTGAATAAGTTACTTACATATAATGAGGCAATTAAGGCCGTTGAGGATGGGTTTAGGTTACTTGGGTTAGGGAAGGCGGTTAACTTACCTAGGCGTAGGGTTGTGTTACCTAATGCTATACTTCATGTTCTTCAAAGCGGTGTCTTAGGTGACTATAATGTTGCTGGTTTAAAGGCATACATGAGTACTAGGCAGGGGACTAGGTTCATTGTCCTATTATTCAGCGTTGAGACGGGGGAATTATTAGCGATTATTGAGGCTGATAGGCTTGGGCAAATTAGGACAGGGGCAGCGTCTGTTGTGGCGAGTAAGTATATGGCTAACTCAATGAGTGAATTAGGCATAGTTGGTTCAGGTAGGCAGGCTAGGGCTCAGTTTGAGGCATTCAACTCCACGGGCATGCTTAGGAGGGTTAAGGTGATTAGTAGGAGTAGGGCTAATGCCGAGGCATTCGCATCCTACATTAAGTCCAATGGCGTTGACGCAGTGATTGTTAATGATTATAGGGAAGTATGCAAAGTTGACGTCCTAGTGACCGCAACAAACTCAAGGGAACCATTCATAAAGGGTGAATACCTAAGTGAAGGCATTCACGTTAATGCAATTGGAAGCAACTGGAGGAATAGGGCTGAATTAGCACCTGATGCCGTTAATAAGGCTGATTTAATCGCCGTTGATGACCTGGAGCAGGCTAAGGAGGAGGCAGGGGACTTAATAATGACTGGTGAGGCTGTTTGGGGTAGGGTGGTTAAATTATCGGATATAGTTATAGGCAATGTTAAGGGCAGGGAGAATTCGCAATCAATAACAATCTTCAAGTCCCTGGGCATATCCATTGAGGACATTACCGTGGCTAAGCTAATCTACGATAAGGCCATTAAGGAGGGGATTGGAGTTAATATAGAGTTCAACGGAGTATTCAACCCATAA
- a CDS encoding ABC transporter substrate-binding protein, translating into MRMTGMSLKVIGIVLSIIAMLLVIYGINVTYAQQKPQIIFPVAGATFEIAPGTPIYNPYNPIGLATCSISSFGTYFPLAFYSYITGQFWPILAENWTVQVLPNGSGILTIYLRKGLYWFNGSATMPFTAWDLYAEYYIGIKSFGWWTPFINQSLLNEDLRVLNNYTLQILVNKWSPLIPVWVLTQCVNAPWFVWEPVVNELKSMSVSQAMKFSTNVTEINVPYWGIYPWYLTYFSSNYMTLTLEPSNLLNEWLNIFPLADWYYYDPTYEAIWGPNSVAYEYWYALKATWGSAGFSLQQVQLLKSRGVGIYFAPTWNTMGIYINPHDYPWNIPQVREALCYVINRTEVGASWGLAISKPDYYPEPIVPETIDTYPPSVRQFIIPCSYDPAKAAQILQSLGFKKINGYWYTPNGTELSLLVYSVSGFSDWMTMTSDAVSQLQKFGINAKLIGLDVGVFYGTIIPSGQYEAETTWLAATPSYGSAWSFLQDPWVYSGAAISAYTPGSEVWPFQWPNGTCTPVTAPASLNLPNSTIVWCINSTYGYINLSNWQVFFDAVAQPNTPNYNLAIDAIFAWYYYFVPSVPLYDKITPLYYLPSVADINWTYDCLPPSVNYAIVGTADYWWVYGPMYYVLLGAYAPTGIIPPLAEAIINGSLWTNPRFKVVADFIGLPNPDSSIQACVASYFHTTYTPVTSTTTTSTTTATTTSTTTVTSTAVATVTSTATVTSTSTVVSTATTTAVSTVTVTKPVVSTTLIAGIVIIVVIIAIVAAIIALRRR; encoded by the coding sequence ATGCGTATGACTGGTATGTCACTAAAAGTAATAGGTATAGTGTTAAGCATAATAGCCATGCTTCTAGTCATATACGGTATAAATGTGACCTATGCACAACAGAAGCCTCAGATAATTTTCCCTGTCGCTGGCGCCACCTTTGAGATTGCTCCAGGTACCCCCATTTACAATCCGTATAATCCAATAGGCTTAGCTACATGCAGTATATCTAGCTTCGGCACATATTTCCCACTGGCATTCTATAGCTATATAACTGGTCAATTCTGGCCTATTCTTGCTGAGAATTGGACTGTTCAGGTTTTGCCTAATGGTAGTGGTATTTTAACCATCTACCTTAGGAAGGGCTTATACTGGTTTAATGGCTCAGCCACAATGCCCTTCACCGCATGGGACCTTTACGCGGAGTATTACATTGGTATTAAGAGTTTCGGCTGGTGGACACCCTTCATTAACCAATCCCTACTCAACGAGGACCTAAGGGTATTAAACAACTACACCCTACAAATACTAGTCAACAAATGGTCACCCCTAATACCAGTCTGGGTATTAACCCAGTGTGTAAATGCACCATGGTTTGTATGGGAACCTGTGGTTAATGAATTGAAGTCAATGAGTGTTTCCCAGGCAATGAAGTTCAGTACTAATGTAACCGAAATTAATGTACCCTACTGGGGTATTTACCCATGGTACCTAACTTACTTCAGTTCAAACTATATGACACTAACTCTCGAGCCAAGTAACCTACTTAACGAGTGGCTTAACATATTCCCACTGGCGGATTGGTACTACTATGACCCAACCTATGAGGCAATATGGGGGCCGAATTCAGTAGCCTACGAGTACTGGTATGCTCTTAAGGCAACATGGGGTAGTGCTGGTTTTTCACTGCAGCAGGTGCAGTTACTTAAGTCACGCGGCGTGGGTATATACTTTGCACCCACTTGGAACACCATGGGTATTTACATTAATCCTCATGATTATCCTTGGAATATTCCTCAGGTTAGGGAGGCTTTGTGTTATGTTATTAATAGGACTGAGGTTGGAGCCTCATGGGGCTTAGCCATTAGTAAACCAGACTACTACCCTGAGCCAATAGTCCCCGAGACTATTGATACTTATCCGCCAAGTGTTAGGCAGTTCATTATACCGTGCTCCTATGATCCAGCCAAGGCGGCTCAAATACTGCAGAGCCTAGGATTCAAGAAGATTAACGGATACTGGTACACACCAAACGGCACTGAACTAAGCCTACTGGTGTATAGTGTTAGTGGGTTTAGTGATTGGATGACAATGACCAGTGATGCAGTATCTCAATTACAGAAATTCGGTATTAATGCCAAGTTAATTGGGCTTGATGTTGGAGTATTCTATGGAACAATAATACCCAGTGGTCAATATGAGGCAGAAACTACTTGGCTTGCAGCCACGCCATCATATGGTAGTGCTTGGTCCTTCCTCCAGGATCCATGGGTATACTCAGGTGCGGCAATATCTGCTTATACTCCTGGTAGTGAGGTTTGGCCATTCCAGTGGCCTAATGGTACATGCACACCAGTCACTGCACCAGCATCATTGAATCTACCCAATAGCACAATAGTATGGTGCATCAACTCAACATACGGCTACATAAACCTAAGCAACTGGCAAGTATTCTTTGATGCTGTGGCTCAACCAAACACACCGAACTACAACCTAGCAATAGACGCAATATTCGCATGGTACTACTACTTCGTACCCTCAGTACCATTATATGATAAGATTACGCCCCTTTACTACCTACCATCCGTTGCCGATATAAACTGGACCTATGATTGCTTACCACCATCAGTAAACTACGCCATAGTTGGTACAGCGGATTACTGGTGGGTTTACGGACCCATGTATTACGTGCTACTAGGCGCCTATGCACCCACTGGTATTATTCCACCATTAGCTGAGGCTATTATTAATGGTTCATTGTGGACTAATCCAAGGTTTAAGGTTGTGGCTGATTTCATAGGCTTACCTAACCCAGATTCGTCGATACAGGCTTGTGTAGCATCATACTTCCACACAACGTACACTCCAGTTACTTCAACTACAACGACTTCAACGACTACGGCCACAACAACCTCAACAACCACTGTTACTTCAACTGCTGTTGCTACTGTGACTAGTACTGCCACTGTAACATCAACAAGCACAGTAGTAAGCACAGCAACCACTACGGCAGTAAGCACAGTAACAGTCACTAAACCAGTAGTATCAACAACACTAATAGCAGGAATAGTAATCATTGTAGTGATTATTGCCATTGTTGCAGCAATAATAGCATTAAGAAGGAGGTAA
- a CDS encoding ACT domain-containing protein translates to MNNYKITITLLNNDGSVDPLVRALNVIRRGKVNVKSMVTSFNQNHVNVEVYVEGIEDEVNWVCNKLNKLYDVVNVSYTTSISIPKVQSLQVGERNG, encoded by the coding sequence ATGAATAACTATAAGATAACCATAACCCTATTGAATAATGATGGAAGCGTGGATCCACTGGTCAGGGCGCTTAACGTGATTAGGAGGGGTAAGGTGAACGTTAAGTCAATGGTAACCTCATTTAATCAGAATCACGTTAACGTTGAAGTGTATGTTGAGGGTATTGAGGATGAGGTTAACTGGGTTTGCAATAAATTGAATAAACTGTACGATGTAGTTAACGTAAGCTATACAACAAGTATAAGTATACCTAAAGTGCAGTCCCTACAGGTAGGTGAGAGGAATGGCTAA